TACGGCCTGCGGAACGAATGCCCTCATACCTACACGTTGTGTTTCCCAGCAGGTTTTGACGCGCAAATGCGAAATTCGCCCCTACCGGATGCCGCCGAGCCGCTTCAGATTGACGAAGGGCACGCAAGCGGTCTCCGCGGTGAGCGCTGCAAGCCAACCGATGGGCGAGTGCGGGTCGGCGGCGATCGCCCACCCCTCCATGACGTGCTGGCCGACGGTCTCCACGCATTCCATCTTCTCCGCGGCAGTCGGGGTCCAGGGTCCTTCCACCCTTAGGAGTCCGCCTTGCAGTTTTGGAGCCATTTCTCCGGTGTCGATGATGAATACCCGCATCTCGCTCACTCCGCAGGTCGATCGCTTTTGAGTGCCTTTCCGGCGAGTGATAGAAAGCGAGAGGGGCGCAGTGCCGGGACCGTGGAGTACCGGACTGGAGCGAAGCGGAGGGAGGATACGCCGCGAAAGCCCGGCACGTAGCACCGGGAGGGGAGCTACGATCGGGCGACGGAAAGGCCCTCAAGATCCGCGCCAAGTGCTGCGGAGTTTGTCGTTCAGAGGGCGTGGCCTAAAGCGGCGGACGTACCCTATACGCGAGGTTTACTTCTTGGTCGTAGTAGCCATTGCGGTGGTATGGAGCGTCTGAGACAAGTCGAATCTGCGCGAACGTGCCCTCGGCAACGTCGTCGACTGTCACGTTCCACGTCAGTTGGGAGATCTCTCCAGACCTTCCGTCGGCCGTGATTGCGCCACGTGTCGCGCTGCGACCCTCGAGTCGCCAGATCAGAGGACGATCCTCGGGATCCCATCCCAGGCATTCAAACGTCACGACATCACCCGGATGGAGAATCGAGTCGACCCTCACCAGCGACTGTTGTGCCCCTGCATCGAGTCCGGGGCGATTCTGGTTTCCGAAGCTGTCAACGACTGACTCGATTCGGGGGTAGATCTCTCCCGCACTAGCTTCACGACTCATGTAGAAGCGTCACCCGATTTCTTATCTCGCCCGCGATTCCAGAGAGCAGATCGCGCTCAAAAGGGACTAGCGGACGGCTGTGAGCGACGTCGTTTCGAAGAGCATCGAATCGTCGTAGTAGGGGAAGCGTGCTCGCGCGGTCGCCCAACGCTGCAGCCACAGGCTCCCAGTTCTGTTCGACAATGTTGATCAGCTCGTAGCACTCGCACCAGGCCAAGCCTGGCCGCTCAATATCCGCCACGCCCCGGCGGGTCCGGGTTCGGCTTGCATCGCGGCGCTGATCCCACTTCGCCCGCTGTTGCTCTGTTGACACCCGGTCGAGCCACCCGTCGCCCCAGGCTTGCTTGTACGCGTGCAACATCAGCTCGCGGAGCGCCGACTCAAACGAGCTAAGGGCAGCCGACGGTTCGAGCAAAGGCACGTGTGGAAGTATGCAGGGAGACCAGGCCCTGGGGGAAGCCGTCACTTAAGTGCCTGCGTGCATCCCTCTTGGATTTGCCTTTGGTCGCCTGTTTACTACTGCTGTTTCCCGGTCGTTCTTACCGATCCGGCTCATCTGCTAGTTCTCTATGGGTCTAGCCGTCCTTCCCTTTCCGGATCTTCCGTCTTTCGCTTTCGCGTCCGCATTGTCGCCTCTGGGGTCAACCAAATCGCCCGCGAGCAACGGATCAAGTTCACAGCGTCTCTCGGGCACCACAGCCGACGTGGAGTGGCTTCTCAGCAATTGGAAGTCTGAGGTGTTGTCTGCGCGCCTAGACTGCGAGGGCACGACCTCGGAGTCTTTTGTAACGCTGGGGTTGCGGACGCATTGTTGTGGACAATGCGTTGAGTTAGCTCGAAGGCAAAGTGTTCGGCTAGTCAGGCAGACGGCGGCATTCGCCGCCCCACGCCGCCGACGTACGCCAGAGCCGTCGCCACCAAGACGATGGCCGCTCCTACCGCGAGGCTGATCACGCTGCCGTCCGCTCCCGGGGTACCTGGCACTCGACCTCCTATGCCGGCAAGGGCGATCGCGCTGGCGGTTCCGGTGGCGGCGGCGAGCTGCTGCGTGATCCCGAGGAGAGCGCTGGCGTGTGCGTGCTGCGGCTCGGGAACGTGGGCGAGCGCCCGGGAGTAGAGCGGCGTCATCAGCAGTCCGAATGCGAATCCGATCAGAAGATGGAGGCCGAACCAGACCGGCCATTCTGCGCTCTCGTTCGCGGCGACCGCGCACCCGGTCAGCCCGCACGCCAGCAGTACGAGGGCCGACACGATGACCACCCGCCCCAGGCCGCGATCGGCCGCGCGACCGGCCGATGGTGCGACCGCTCCCATCAGCAGGCCGCCGGGCAGCATCAGAAGACCGGCTTGCAGCGGCGTGAGATGCGCAGTGCCCAGGAGAAGCAACGGGAAGAGCGCGAACGCACCGAACAGTGCGACGAGTACGAGGGCGAGGGTGAGCGCTGAGGGCGCGAACCCGCGGCGTCGGATTGTGCTGAGGTCGAGCGTCGCCCGTGAGGGGCCGAGCGCGCGCTGACGCCACGCGAAGGCGGAGATCCCGAGCAGGCCGCAGGCGAGCGCGGGGAGTCCGACCGGAGCGCCGACGGAGGCCGCGGCGACGACGACTCCGCCGAATCCGGGAACGGATAACGCGATCGACGGCAGATCAAAGCCGCCGTCGGACTGGCCCGTGCGGAGGTCGCGGCGGAGCAGAGGGGCCGCGATGAACAGGCCGAGATAGAGCGGCAGCTGCAGGAGGAAGAGACCCCGCCATCCGGTGAGAGCCAGGACCATGCCGGCGGCCGCCGGCCCGAGCGCCGGCGCGACGGCGGTGGTCAGCCCGGCGATGCTCAGAGCGCGGCCGCGACCGCCCGGGGTCGAGGTCCTCAAGATGGTCGTCAGGAGCATCGGGATGACCGCCACGCTTCCGGCCGCTTGGATGACCCTGCCGGCAACCAGCCAGGCGATTGTCGGCGCTGTCGCGCTGATGACGACTCCGACGGCCAGGAGTCCGCACGACCAGCGGAAGATGGTGCGGGTCCTGTGCCTGTTCAGGAGAGAGCCCGTGAGTGGAAGGAGGACGGCGAGGGTGAGCATGTACGCGGAGGTCGCCCACTGGCTGTCGCCGACGTGGGTGCCGAGTTCGTGGGCAATAACGGTCAGTGAGACGCCGGTGAGCGTCTCGTTGAGCAGGATGACGAAGACCGCGCAGGTAAGGGTGGTCAGCATTGTGAGCTCGTCGCGTCGCATGGCGTCTCCGTCCGCGGGCGACCAGCCCTTCGGCTGGGTCATGAGCGCCGCGATCCGCCATGACGGGGTGTGACCCGCCGGGGCGGAGTCAGTGCACAAGTATGTAAAGATGTAAGCACATAGACCATAGGAGGTCAACGATGGATAAACGTACCCCCGACATCGCCGTCGCCGGTGCCCCGGTCAGCTTCGGCGTCTTCGAGTTGACGCCGCAGGACAGTCCCGTCGCCCTCCCGAACGGCGCCGCCGTGCTGGCCGCCCTCGCTGAGACCGGATATGACGGTGTCGACCTCGGGCCGCGGGGCTTCCTCGACGGCGTCGGCGAGGACGGCGACCTGGGCACACGTCTCCGGGCGGCGGGCCTGCACCTCGCGGGTGGCTGGATCGAGCTGCCCTTGAGCGATGACGCGCGATACGCCGCTGCAGTCCCCGAACTCGAGGCGGCGCTCGACGTCTTCGCCGCGGCCGGCTCAGGGCCGATCGCGCCCCGTCCGACGCTCGCGGACTCCGGCGACGACTACCGTCGCGCGCATCCGGGCGCCGGTGAGGGCCACGGTTTGGATGCACACGGCTGGGAGCGGGTCGGCCGCAATCTCGCGGACGCCGCCCGTCGGGTGAGTGACAGGGGCCTGGAGCCCACGTTCCACCACCACGCGGGCACGTTCGTCGAGACCCCAGACGAGATCGACGAGCTGCTCGACCGCATCGACATCGGCCTCACTCTCGACACGGGGCACCTGCTGATCGGCGGGGGAGACCCGGCCGAGGCGTGGGCCCGCTGGGGCTCGCGCATCAACCACGTGCACCTCAAGGACGTCGACCGCGATCGCCTTCGCTCGATCGTCGGGGCAGGAGGTGGGATGGTGGAGGTCTGGTGCGGCGGCACCTTCGTGCCGCTTGGCGACGGTGACCTCGATGTGGCCGGCTTCCTCGACGGTCTGGTGGCCGCGGGCTATGCCGGATGGGTCGTAATAGAGCAGGATGTGCTCGCGGTCGACCACTACGACTTCAATGCGATCGTGCAGGAGCACCGGCGCAATCGAGACGTCCTGCGTCCGTGGTTCTGAGCGGGTGCGCGGTCGACTCGTCGGCGGACCGCGCCGCGCTCACGGCAGAGGAGCGGTGGTCGCTCGCACCACGAGGGTCGGCTCGACCAGCGTCAGCCGGCCGTCGGCCTCGGGCTCCTCGAGCCGCCTGACGAGCGCTTCGGCGGCGGTGGCGCCGACGGCGGTGCTGGCGTTGTCGACAGACGTGAGGTTCACCAGCCGCATCGCGGCGAGGGACGTGTTGTCGTATCCGACGACGGAGAGGTCCCGCGGGACGGTGAACCCGCTCTCGCCCGCAGCGGCGAGCACGCCCGTCGCCACCACGTCGTTGAACGCGAAGATCGCCGTCGGCCGCTGCTCCATGGCGAGTAGGCGCAGTGCAGCCGCGTAGCCGTCGCCCTCTGTCGTGCCACCGGCCTCCACAGCGGGATCGTGCACCCCGCGCTCGGCGAGGAAGCCGCGAAAGGTGTCGCGGCGGATGGCGGGGATCGCCCCGCGACCCCCGTCGATGTGGGCGATCCGCCGATGACCGAGCTCCCAGAGATGTGTGAGGGCGAGCCGGGTGCCCACGACGTCGTCGTTCGCCACCACGTCCAGTCCGGCACCGGCGAAGTCCCGGCTGGCGGCGACGACTGTCGGCCGCCGACGCGCCGCGTCTCGCAGGACCGCGGACGGGTCCATCGTGCCCATCAGCACCAGTCCGTCGACGTGGAGCCGGAGGACGCTCTCCACGAGGCCCCCGCCGGCGTCATCCAGCCGTTCGTCGGCGAGCACCGTCCGGTAACCGGCTTTGCCGGCGGCACCGGCGAATCCCTCCAGGCAGTTCACGAACCACGGATTGCGCAGATCGTTCATTACTACGCCGAAGACCCCGGTGCGGCGGGCGCTGAGACTCTGGGCGACCAGGCTCGGCTGGTAGCCGAGGTCCGCCATCGCGGCCTCCACGGCTGCGCGACGCTCCGGGCTGACCTTCGGCGACCCTTGAAGCACCAGGGAGACCAGCGACTTCGACACCCCCGCGCGGGCGGCCACCGTGCGGATGGTCGGCTGAGCGTTCGGGGACTCCATGCTGCAACTCTAGCCGCGGATGCGGCGTTGACAGACGGCCGCGGGTGCGGCATGCTGACAGCGTTGGACCGGTCCAATGACCGCAGAACCGGACGCACGATGGAGTGGAGAACGAGTGCAGAGCAAACGCACGAACCCGGGCGAACTACGGGTCGCCGTCGTCGGATTCGGATGGATGGGCCGGGTGCACACGCTCGCCTACCGCCGGGTCTCGGAGCATTTCCCCGGTCTTCCGCTCCGGCCGAGACTCGCCGCCGTGGCCGACGAGGTCCCCGGTCGCGCGGAGGAAGCGGCAGCGCTCTTCGGATTCGAGCGCGCCGCCACCGACTGGCGCGCGCTCGTCGACGCACTGGACATCGATGCGGTCAGCATCACGGCCCCGAACTTCCTGCACCGCGAGATCGGCGAGGCCTTCGCGCGGGCGGGCAAGCACATCTGGATTGAGAAGCCGGTCGGCGTGGACGCTGCCGATGCGCGAGCGGTCGAGGCCGCGGCGTTGGAGTCGGGCGTCACCGCCCGGGTCGGCTTCAACTACCGCAACGCTCCAGCGGTCCGCCGCGCGAAGCGGCTCATCGCCGAGGGGGCGATCGGCACTCCGACGCATGCGTCCTTCCGGCTGCTCGGGGACTACGCCGCCGACCCTGCTGGCGCGTTCACCTGGCGTTACGAACTCGAGCGGGCCGGACACGGTGTCGTCGGGGACCTGGCCGCTCACGGCGTGGACCTCATCCGCTACCTCCTCGGAGAGGTCGTCGACGTGACCTCGGCAGGCGCGATCTTCATCGGCGAGCGGCGTCGGCCGACGGGCGCGACGACCGGCCACGTCCGCGCCGAGGAGGGCGACCTCGTCACAGTTGCGAACGAGGACTGGTCGGCGTCGCTGCTGACTCTGGACTCGGGCGCCAAGGTCACACTCGAGGCCAGCCGCGTCGCGGTCGGGCACCAGAACGACTACGGCTTCCGCATCCACGGGACCCACGGCGCCCTCGAGTGGGATTTCCGCAGGATGGGCGAGCTCCTGCAGGCGGGAGGCGAGCACGCGCAGGACCTGCCGATGGCCACGGTCTTCACGGGGCCGGGTGACGGCGCGTCCGCAGCGTTCCAGCCGGGCTCGGCGCTCAGCCTCAGCTACGACGACCTCAAGGTGATCGAGGCCGAGGGCTTCCTCCAGGCGGTCGCCGGTGTTCCCGGCGCCGATGGCGCGGGCCTCGCCGATGCCGTCGCGGCGGCGGAGGTCCTGGACGCGATCGCCGCGAGCTCCGAGAGCGGTGCGCGCGTCACGGTTGCGCAGCGCATCGCCATTGCGGAGGCGGCACGATGACGGTCCGGGTCGGCGTCATCGGAGCCGGGATCATGGGCTCGGACCACGCCGCCATCGCCGATGGACGCATCTCCGGCGCGACGGTGACCGCCGTGGCCGATCTCGACGCCGCCCGCGCGGCATCCGTCGCGGGCGGCCTGCGGAACGCACGCGTGGCGGAGTCGCCGCTCGAGCTGATCGCCGCGGAGGACGTGGATGCGGTCGTCGTCGCATCCGCCGATGCAAGCCATGCGGAGTTCACCCTCGCCGCGATCGCCGCCGGCAAGCCGGTGCTCTGCGAGAAGCCGCTCGCGCCCGATGTCGCATCCTGCGACGCGATCGTCGCAGCCGACGATCGCGCGAGGGAGCGCTTCGGCCGCGGGTTGGTGTCCGTCGGCTTCATGCGGCGGTTCGACCCCGCATACGTGTCCCTCAAGCGCGCGATCGCCGAGCAGTCGATCGGGCGAACGGTCCTGCTCAACTGCGAGAGCCGCGGAGTGACGAGCGCTCCCGGAACGACGAGCGAAGGCGCCGTCACCGGTTCGACCATCCACGAGCTGGACATCGTTCCGTGGCTCCTGGACTCGCCCGTCGTCGAGGTGCGATGGGATGCGCCCGACTCGGCCGTGGAGGGGCTGCTCGACCCGCAGGTCGTAACTCTGCGCACGGCGAGCGGGGTCCTCGCTGTCGTCGAGACGTTCCTCAACGCCCGCTACGGCTACGACATCCGCTGCGAAGCCGTCGGCACCACGGGAACGGCGGCCATCCACACCACCGACGATGCCCGGCTGACGACCACCGGCGACCTGCGGCGCGCCGAGAGCTACGGCGCCGATTGGCGCCGCCGCTTCGCTGAGGCCTACCGCATCGAGGTGCAGGCGTGGGTCGACTCGCTCCGCGACGAACGGCCGAGCCCGCTCGCGGACGCCCGCGCGGGCCGTGCGGCGACGGTCCTCGCCCAGGCGGTCATCGACTCGATGCACGAGCGCCGATCCGTCGACGTGCCGCGATGAGCGGCGTGCCGATGCTGACCTCCACCGTTCCGGACTCCCGCGACGCCCCATCACTCGGCTGGGGCGTGATCGGGACGGGGTGGATCGCCGAGCGCTTCGTCGACGCGCTCCTCGCGTACACGGGTCAGCGCGTAGTCGCGGTCGCGGCCAGGCGTCACGAACGCGCACGGGCGTTCGCCGCCGAGCGCGGCGTCCCCACCGCGCACCCGGACGTCAGCGCGCTCCTCGCCGACCCGTCCGTCGACGTGGTGTACATCGCCACCCCGCACCCGTCGCACGCAGAGCTGGCGATCGCTGCCATCGAAGCGGGCAAGCACGTCCTCATCGAGAAGCCGCTCGCCCTCGACGCGGCGGAGGCGCGCGAGGTCGCCGCACGAGCCCGCGAGGCGGGGGTGTACTGCGCGGAGGCGCTCTGGACATTCTTCCTGCCGCGCTTCGACGTCGTCCGCCGCCTCATCGACGGCGGCGAGATCGGCGACGTGCGCACGGTGCTGGCCGAGTACGGCGAGTACCTCCCGGACCACCATAGGGCGATGGATCCGGCGCTGGCCGGCGGCAGCCTCCTCGACCTGGGGACCTACCCCATCGCTCTGGCCGCCCGCTGGACCGGCCGTCCGGTGGCCGTCCACGCGGTGGGAGAGAGCAACCGGTTCGGAGTCAACGCCCAGACCGG
This region of Leifsonia sp. fls2-241-R2A-40a genomic DNA includes:
- a CDS encoding MFS transporter, whose translation is MTQPKGWSPADGDAMRRDELTMLTTLTCAVFVILLNETLTGVSLTVIAHELGTHVGDSQWATSAYMLTLAVLLPLTGSLLNRHRTRTIFRWSCGLLAVGVVISATAPTIAWLVAGRVIQAAGSVAVIPMLLTTILRTSTPGGRGRALSIAGLTTAVAPALGPAAAGMVLALTGWRGLFLLQLPLYLGLFIAAPLLRRDLRTGQSDGGFDLPSIALSVPGFGGVVVAAASVGAPVGLPALACGLLGISAFAWRQRALGPSRATLDLSTIRRRGFAPSALTLALVLVALFGAFALFPLLLLGTAHLTPLQAGLLMLPGGLLMGAVAPSAGRAADRGLGRVVIVSALVLLACGLTGCAVAANESAEWPVWFGLHLLIGFAFGLLMTPLYSRALAHVPEPQHAHASALLGITQQLAAATGTASAIALAGIGGRVPGTPGADGSVISLAVGAAIVLVATALAYVGGVGRRMPPSA
- a CDS encoding TIM barrel protein → MDKRTPDIAVAGAPVSFGVFELTPQDSPVALPNGAAVLAALAETGYDGVDLGPRGFLDGVGEDGDLGTRLRAAGLHLAGGWIELPLSDDARYAAAVPELEAALDVFAAAGSGPIAPRPTLADSGDDYRRAHPGAGEGHGLDAHGWERVGRNLADAARRVSDRGLEPTFHHHAGTFVETPDEIDELLDRIDIGLTLDTGHLLIGGGDPAEAWARWGSRINHVHLKDVDRDRLRSIVGAGGGMVEVWCGGTFVPLGDGDLDVAGFLDGLVAAGYAGWVVIEQDVLAVDHYDFNAIVQEHRRNRDVLRPWF
- a CDS encoding LacI family DNA-binding transcriptional regulator produces the protein MESPNAQPTIRTVAARAGVSKSLVSLVLQGSPKVSPERRAAVEAAMADLGYQPSLVAQSLSARRTGVFGVVMNDLRNPWFVNCLEGFAGAAGKAGYRTVLADERLDDAGGGLVESVLRLHVDGLVLMGTMDPSAVLRDAARRRPTVVAASRDFAGAGLDVVANDDVVGTRLALTHLWELGHRRIAHIDGGRGAIPAIRRDTFRGFLAERGVHDPAVEAGGTTEGDGYAAALRLLAMEQRPTAIFAFNDVVATGVLAAAGESGFTVPRDLSVVGYDNTSLAAMRLVNLTSVDNASTAVGATAAEALVRRLEEPEADGRLTLVEPTLVVRATTAPLP
- a CDS encoding Gfo/Idh/MocA family oxidoreductase encodes the protein MQSKRTNPGELRVAVVGFGWMGRVHTLAYRRVSEHFPGLPLRPRLAAVADEVPGRAEEAAALFGFERAATDWRALVDALDIDAVSITAPNFLHREIGEAFARAGKHIWIEKPVGVDAADARAVEAAALESGVTARVGFNYRNAPAVRRAKRLIAEGAIGTPTHASFRLLGDYAADPAGAFTWRYELERAGHGVVGDLAAHGVDLIRYLLGEVVDVTSAGAIFIGERRRPTGATTGHVRAEEGDLVTVANEDWSASLLTLDSGAKVTLEASRVAVGHQNDYGFRIHGTHGALEWDFRRMGELLQAGGEHAQDLPMATVFTGPGDGASAAFQPGSALSLSYDDLKVIEAEGFLQAVAGVPGADGAGLADAVAAAEVLDAIAASSESGARVTVAQRIAIAEAAR
- a CDS encoding Gfo/Idh/MocA family oxidoreductase codes for the protein MTVRVGVIGAGIMGSDHAAIADGRISGATVTAVADLDAARAASVAGGLRNARVAESPLELIAAEDVDAVVVASADASHAEFTLAAIAAGKPVLCEKPLAPDVASCDAIVAADDRARERFGRGLVSVGFMRRFDPAYVSLKRAIAEQSIGRTVLLNCESRGVTSAPGTTSEGAVTGSTIHELDIVPWLLDSPVVEVRWDAPDSAVEGLLDPQVVTLRTASGVLAVVETFLNARYGYDIRCEAVGTTGTAAIHTTDDARLTTTGDLRRAESYGADWRRRFAEAYRIEVQAWVDSLRDERPSPLADARAGRAATVLAQAVIDSMHERRSVDVPR
- a CDS encoding Gfo/Idh/MocA family oxidoreductase, translating into MSGVPMLTSTVPDSRDAPSLGWGVIGTGWIAERFVDALLAYTGQRVVAVAARRHERARAFAAERGVPTAHPDVSALLADPSVDVVYIATPHPSHAELAIAAIEAGKHVLIEKPLALDAAEAREVAARAREAGVYCAEALWTFFLPRFDVVRRLIDGGEIGDVRTVLAEYGEYLPDHHRAMDPALAGGSLLDLGTYPIALAARWTGRPVAVHAVGESNRFGVNAQTGALVQDEGGRMAVVHTSLIAGSGTAATILGTQGSIELPGPFYQPGSVLLRTREGRVRAAFDEARIGHAGLHFEVAAVARDIASGRTESAVRPLDDTITFLELMDAIRAEASVDFDAAKEPVR